The Streptococcus sp. DTU_2020_1001019_1_SI_AUS_MUR_006 sequence GTACGTACAAGTTGTGCAGTGTATGACATTTCGTTGTCATACCATGAAACAACTTTAACCAATTGTTTACCGTCAACGTCAAGAACTTTAGTTTGAGTTGCGTCAAACAATGATCCGTAAGACATACCTACGATATCTGAAGATACGATTGGATCTTCTGTGTAACCGTATGATTCGTTTGAAGCTGCTTTCATAGCTGCGTTCACTTCATCAACAGTAACGTTCTTTTCAAGAACAGCAACCAATTCAGTAACTGATCCAGTTGGAGTTGGAACGCGTTGTGCAGATCCGTCAAGTTTACCGTTCAATTCTGGGATTACAAGACCGATAGCTTTAGCAGCACCAGTTGAGTTAGGAACGATGTTTGCTGCACCAGCGCGAGCACGACGAAGGTCACCACCACGGTGTGGTCCGTCAAGGATCATTTGGTCACCAGTGTAAGCGTGGATAGTAGTCATCAATCCTTCTACAACACCAAAGTTGTCTTGAAGAGCTTTAGCCATTGGAGCCAAGCAGTTTGTAGTACATGAAGCACCTGAGATAACTGTTTCAGTACCATCAAGAACATCGTGGTTAGTGTTGAATACAACTGTTTTAACGTCGTTTCCACCAGGAGCAGTAATAACAACTTTCTTAGCTCCACCTGGGTGCAAGTGTTTTTCAGCAGCTGCTTTCTTAGCAAAGAAACCAGTAGCTTCAAGAACGATTTCTACACCGTCGTTAGCCCAGTCGATTTGTTCTGGATCACGTTCAGCAGAAACACGGATGAATTTACCGTTAACTTCAAATCCACCTTCTCTAACTTCCACAGTTCCGTCGAAACGACCTTGAGTTGTGTCATATTTCAACAAGTGTGCAAGCATAACTGGATCTGTAAGGTCGTTGATGCGAGTAACTTCAACACCTTCTACGTTTTGGATACGGCGGAAAGCAAGACGACCGATACGTCCGAAACCGTTAATACCAACTTTAACTACCATTAGTGATTTCCTCCTTATGAAAATCATGAAAATTTTATTGTGAAAAGAGTAACTTGAATCACTACAAATCACCTTTCAACAAACCTATTATATAACTATTTGAGTTTAATTGCAAGCGCTGGCCTTGATTTTCTGATGAGCTTTGGTAATATTTTCATTTCTTTACTTGGCCTTGCATCTGACTCTCATGCTAGCAATTTTTTATGAAAATAAACTCTCTAACCATAAAAAAACCGAGGTCCCCCTCGGTTTTGGCTGATAATTAATTAATTATTTACGACGTCCTGGTCTTTCTTTGTAACCATAGTAAGCATCTTCGATGATTTCTTGCATGTGGTCAACCATTGGAAGACGTGGGTTTGCAGGTGAACATTGGTCTTCATAAGCAAGGAAGGCCAATTCACGTGAATGTTCTTTCCATTCTTTTTCGTCAACACCTTGTGCTTTGAAGTTCATTTCGATACCTACGCGCTCACCGAGTTCGTAAACAGCTTTTGCAAAAGATTCAACCCCTTCTTCTGGTGTAGAAGCTGGAAGTCCAAGCATACGAGCGATATCTTGATATTTCTCGTCTGCACGGTAGTAGTTATACTTAGGCCATGTAGCTGTCTTAGCTGGGCGAGTACCGTTGTAACGGATAACGTATGGAAGCAAGATTGCATTTGTACGTCCGTGAACTGTGTGGAATTGCGCACCAATCTTGTGAGCCATTGAGTGAGAAATACCTAGGAAGGCATTGGCAAAGGCCATACCAGCGATTGTTGAAGCGTTATGCATTTTCTCACGTGAATGGAAGTCTGCATTCTTAACTGAGCTTTCAAGGTTTTCAAATACAAGCTTGATGGCTTGAAGTGCAAGACCGTCAGTGTAGTCGCTAGCCATTTGTGATACGTAAGCTTCAGTTGCGTGAGTCAATACGTCCATACCAGTATCAGCAGCAACAAATCCAGGAACTGTCAATACCAAAGCAGGGTCTACGATTGCCACAGTTGGTGTCAATGAGTAGTCAGCGATTGGATATTTACGGTTGTTTGCTTTATCAGAGATAACGGCAAATGGAGTTACTTCAGATCCTGTACCAGATGTAGTTGGGATAGCGATGAATTTAGTCTTCTTACCAAGCAATGGGAATTTGAAGGCACGTTTACGGATATCCATGAATTTTTGAACAAGGTCACGGAAGTCCACTTCTGGTTGTTCGTAGAAGAGCCACATTACTTTAGCAGCATCCATTGGCGATCCACCACCAAGAGCGATGATTGTATCTGGTTTGAAGGCACGCATGATCTCAGTACCACGTTCAACTGTAGTAATATCTGGATCTGGTTCTACATCTGCAAAGATTTGGTAAACAACCTTATTGCGACGAAGGTCAAGTTGTTCGATGATACGATCAAGGAAGCCAAGCTCTACCATAGCGTGGTCAGTAACGATCATGACACGCTCAACGTCACGACATTTTTGAAGGTATTGAATTGAATCACGTTCAAAGTATGTTTTTGAAGGAAGTTTCATCCATTGCATGTTATTTCTCCGTCTTCCGACTTTTTTGATGTTCAAGAGGTTGATGGCGCTAACGTTATCCCCAACTGAGTTACGTCCGTAAGAACCACATCCGAGTGTCAATGATGGCAAGAAGGCATTATAAACGTCCCCGATACCACCGAAAGTAGAAGGTGAGTTACAGATAACACGAATAGCTTTAACAGCTTTACCAAATTCTTTAGTCAATTCTTCATCAGCTGTATGGATGGCTGCTGAGTGCCCAAGACCGTTAAATTCAACCATTTGACGAGCTTTAGCAATACCATCTTCACGGCTTTCAGATTTCAAAACTGCGATAACTGGTGACAATTTTTCACGAGTCAATGGCTCGTTTTCACCAACTTCTTTACATTCTGCAGCAAGAATGTTTGTTCCTTCTGGAACAGTAAATCCTGCTTGTTCTGCAATCCAAGTTGCTGGTTTACCAACAATGTCAGCGTTCAATTTTGCACCAGCACAGTTTTTGCTGTTTGCTTTCACGCCGAAGCAGAACTCTTCAAGAAGAGCTTTTTCTTTTTTGTTTACAAAGTAAGTGTGATAAGATTTGAACTCTGCTACAAATTCATCGTAAATTTCTTTATCAATGATAACCGCTTGTTCAGATGCACAGACCATACCGTTGTCAAATGATTTAGACATTACAATATCGTGAGCAGCTTGGCGGATGTTAGCTGATTTTTCCACATAAGCTGGAACGTTACCGGCACCTACCCCAAGAGCTGGTTTACCACATGAGTATGCCGCTTTAACCATGGCATTACCACCTGTTGCAAGGATTGTTGCAATACCTTCGTGGTTCATAAGCGCACTAGTTGCTTCCATAGATGGTTCAGTAATCCACTGTACACAGTTTTCAGGAGCACCTGCTTTAATCGCTGCATCACGAACGATTTGAGCTGCGTGAGCTGATGATTCTTGAGCTGATGGGTGGAATGCAAAGACAATAGGATTACGAGTCTTCAATGAAATCAACGCTTTAAAGATTGCTGTTGAAGTTGGGTTAGTTGTTGGAGTGATACCACAAACAACACCAACTGGTTCAGCGATAAGAGTCAATCCTGTTACATCGTCTTCTTCGATAACACCAACTGTTTTAGTGTGGCGCATGTTGTTTACTACGTGTTCACAAGCAAACAAGTTCTTAGTCGCTTTATCCTCAAATACTCCACGTCCTGTTTCTTCAAAGGCATGTAAAGCCAATTCTCCGTGAGCATCAAGTGCAGCAACTGAAGCTTTTGCTACGATATAATCGACTTGATCTTGGTCAAGTTTACGCATTTCTTCAAGGGCAACTAAAGCTTTTTGCACCAAACCATCGACATGCTTTTCAGCAGCGAGTTTCTTTTCTTCTGGTGTTACAGTTTTTTTATCAGCCATATTTTCCTCC is a genomic window containing:
- the adhE gene encoding bifunctional acetaldehyde-CoA/alcohol dehydrogenase, which gives rise to MADKKTVTPEEKKLAAEKHVDGLVQKALVALEEMRKLDQDQVDYIVAKASVAALDAHGELALHAFEETGRGVFEDKATKNLFACEHVVNNMRHTKTVGVIEEDDVTGLTLIAEPVGVVCGITPTTNPTSTAIFKALISLKTRNPIVFAFHPSAQESSAHAAQIVRDAAIKAGAPENCVQWITEPSMEATSALMNHEGIATILATGGNAMVKAAYSCGKPALGVGAGNVPAYVEKSANIRQAAHDIVMSKSFDNGMVCASEQAVIIDKEIYDEFVAEFKSYHTYFVNKKEKALLEEFCFGVKANSKNCAGAKLNADIVGKPATWIAEQAGFTVPEGTNILAAECKEVGENEPLTREKLSPVIAVLKSESREDGIAKARQMVEFNGLGHSAAIHTADEELTKEFGKAVKAIRVICNSPSTFGGIGDVYNAFLPSLTLGCGSYGRNSVGDNVSAINLLNIKKVGRRRNNMQWMKLPSKTYFERDSIQYLQKCRDVERVMIVTDHAMVELGFLDRIIEQLDLRRNKVVYQIFADVEPDPDITTVERGTEIMRAFKPDTIIALGGGSPMDAAKVMWLFYEQPEVDFRDLVQKFMDIRKRAFKFPLLGKKTKFIAIPTTSGTGSEVTPFAVISDKANNRKYPIADYSLTPTVAIVDPALVLTVPGFVAADTGMDVLTHATEAYVSQMASDYTDGLALQAIKLVFENLESSVKNADFHSREKMHNASTIAGMAFANAFLGISHSMAHKIGAQFHTVHGRTNAILLPYVIRYNGTRPAKTATWPKYNYYRADEKYQDIARMLGLPASTPEEGVESFAKAVYELGERVGIEMNFKAQGVDEKEWKEHSRELAFLAYEDQCSPANPRLPMVDHMQEIIEDAYYGYKERPGRRK
- the gap gene encoding type I glyceraldehyde-3-phosphate dehydrogenase gives rise to the protein MVVKVGINGFGRIGRLAFRRIQNVEGVEVTRINDLTDPVMLAHLLKYDTTQGRFDGTVEVREGGFEVNGKFIRVSAERDPEQIDWANDGVEIVLEATGFFAKKAAAEKHLHPGGAKKVVITAPGGNDVKTVVFNTNHDVLDGTETVISGASCTTNCLAPMAKALQDNFGVVEGLMTTIHAYTGDQMILDGPHRGGDLRRARAGAANIVPNSTGAAKAIGLVIPELNGKLDGSAQRVPTPTGSVTELVAVLEKNVTVDEVNAAMKAASNESYGYTEDPIVSSDIVGMSYGSLFDATQTKVLDVDGKQLVKVVSWYDNEMSYTAQLVRTLEYFAKIAK